The DNA segment GGCATGGTCCTGGACCCCGAGGACCACGACACCTGGTCCGCCGGGTCCTTCTTCACCAACCCGATCCTGGGCGAGGAGCGGTTCGCCGCCTTCCAGGCAAGGGTGCGCGAGCACCTCGGCGCGGACGCCGTACCGCCCGCCTACCCGGCGGGGGAGGGGCTCACGAAGACCTCCGCGGCCTGGCTGATCGACAAGGCCGGCTTCACCAAGGGGTACGGCACCGGGCCGGCCCGTATCTCCACCAAGCACACCCTGGCGCTCACCAACCGGGGTGACGCCACCACCGAGGACCTGCTCGCGCTGGCCCGCGAGGTCGTCGCCGGGGTCCGGGACGTCTTCGGCGTGACCCTGGTCAACGAGCCGGTGACCGTGGGCGTCAGCCTCTAGTACGCCACCGACTAGTACGCCACACCGACGCCCTGCCGGACCGTCGCCGGGTCACCGACCGCCGCCAGCATCGCGTGCGCCACGTCCGCGCGGCCGATGGCCCGGCCGGCGCGCGGGAAGCCGCCGACCACCGTGCGGTAGCGGCCGGTCAGGGGCCGGTCGAGCAGGCGCGGCGGGCGTACCGAGGTCCACTCGGCGGTGCTGCGGGCCAGCTCCGCCTCCGTCTCGCGCAGGTCCGTGTAGACGTCCTTGAGGACGGCCGACACCACGGACCGCAGCGCGCGGTCCAGCGGGCCGTCGTCCTCGGCGGCCGGGCCCACCGGGGCGGCGCTGACGATCACCAGCCGGCGTACGTCCTCCGCCGCCATCGCGGCCAGCACCGCGCGGGTCAGCCGGGCGGTGACGCCCGCGGCCCTGCGGGAGCGCGCCCCCAGCCCCGACAGGACCGCGTCCCGGCCCGCGACGGCCGCGCGCAGCGCCTCCGGGTCCGACAGGTCGGCCTCGACCACGCGCAGCCGCTCCCCGGTGGAGGTGAGCCGGGCGGGGTCCCGGACGACGGCCGTCACCTCGTGTCCGGCGTCCAGGGCCTGCCGGACGATCTCGCCGCCCACCCCGCCGGTGGCGCCGAACACGGTCAGCCTCATGCGCTCACCGGCTCGGTCAGCCACCGGTCCACGCCCGCCAGCAGGCGCTCCTTCGTCTCGGTGGGTGCCGCCGAGCCGCGCACCGACTGCCGTGCCAGTTCGGCGAGTTCGGCGTCGGTGAAGGCGTGGTGGTGGCGGGCGATCTCGTACTGGGCGGCCAGCCGGGAGCCGAAGAGGAGGGGGTCGTCGGCGCCGAGGGCCAGCGGGACGCCGCTCTCGAACAGAGTGCGCAGGGGGACGTCCTCGGGCTTCTCGTAGACGCCGAGCGCCACGTTGGAGGCCGGGCAGACCTCGCAGGTGATGCCCCGGTCCGCCAGCCGCTTCAGCAGGCGCGGGTCCTCCGCCGCGCGCACCCCGTGCCCGATCCGGGTGGCGTGCAGGTCGTCCAGGCAGTCCCGCACCGACGCCGGGCCGGTCAGCTCACCGCCGTGCGGGGCGGAGAGCAGGCCGCCCTCGCGGGCGATGTGGAAGGCCCGGTCGAAGTCGCGGGCCATGCCGCGCCGCTCGTCGTTGGAGAGGCCGAAGCCGACGATGCCCCGGTCCGCGTACCGCACCGCGAGCCGGGCCAGGGTGCGGGCGTCCAGCGGGTGCTTCATCCGGTTCGCGGCCACCAGCACCCGCATCCCGAGCCCGGTGTCGCGGGAGGCGGT comes from the Streptomyces seoulensis genome and includes:
- a CDS encoding NAD(P)-dependent oxidoreductase; translated protein: MRLTVFGATGGVGGEIVRQALDAGHEVTAVVRDPARLTSTGERLRVVEADLSDPEALRAAVAGRDAVLSGLGARSRRAAGVTARLTRAVLAAMAAEDVRRLVIVSAAPVGPAAEDDGPLDRALRSVVSAVLKDVYTDLRETEAELARSTAEWTSVRPPRLLDRPLTGRYRTVVGGFPRAGRAIGRADVAHAMLAAVGDPATVRQGVGVAY
- a CDS encoding adenosine deaminase, which gives rise to MERVRDLSELPKAHLHLHFTGSMRPGTVLELADKYGVRLPETLIEALTSGEPPKLRATDERGWFRFQRLYDAARSCVREPEDIQRLVREAAEEDVRDGSGWLEIQVDPTSYAPRLGGLIPALEIILDAVDTASRDTGLGMRVLVAANRMKHPLDARTLARLAVRYADRGIVGFGLSNDERRGMARDFDRAFHIAREGGLLSAPHGGELTGPASVRDCLDDLHATRIGHGVRAAEDPRLLKRLADRGITCEVCPASNVALGVYEKPEDVPLRTLFESGVPLALGADDPLLFGSRLAAQYEIARHHHAFTDAELAELARQSVRGSAAPTETKERLLAGVDRWLTEPVSA